The sequence TAAGGGGGGACCACATGGGTCCCGCCTTTGTGTTGACCAATCACACCACGCAGCGGCTTGGTGGAGGCCACAGGAAATCCGAACTCAGCTCCCATAGTAGAGCCGAGAAGGCAGTAGAAGAATTGAATGGCTTAAGGTAGGTCATATATGACTAGTGAGCCCCATAATGTAGCACCAGAATTGCAGATCAAATGTTATCATCACCAAAAACCAATGGAAGACAGCATGTCAACCTAAGTTCCTTAATAAATAAAAGTTTAATGATCATATCAAATACACCAAGGGATTCCTTAAAAAAGATACACCAAAGAATTGTTCATTTTGATCAACTGCAAATAATGTGCTAAGAAATCACAACAAGATGTATGAAAGTAATGAAAGTTTCTGTATAGCTTTCTATAGGAAGCAGGTAATGTTCTCTGATCAACCAGTGGCAACTTAGAAGGTTGTGATGGCCATAGCAGTGCAGCGGAGAGCTGAAAGCAATACTGAGCCAGTGGCTCTCAAGATTGACCTGTTGCTATTGTTGTTTCATAGGACAACTGCTGGTGCTGATGGACTGGATCCTACTAGGGATTTTAAGACCACATAATTTTAGTTATCTCAAGCAATGAAGGTGCTTAAAGTTTTATCAGTCTATGGCTTTGTTAAGAAAAGATCTATGAACCTAGGACTTAAACCGAGCTCATGATTATAGCAACAAATCTCTCTTAAGAATCTATGAATATATGACTTGTTTAAGGAAAAAGTAAAACCCAATAATCGTTAAAGATGTTCTTTGTAAACATATTACTATAATACGTGTTATCATGAAATTATGGGTACAATATTTGTACAAAATATATCACAAATTTAACAATTTTCCTTGCTTAATACATACAATTTAgtagatattttatataattttaattcCGAGAACTTTTCATGGAGCTTCCATGGAAACTCagcataaatattattttttaaattaaaaaaaataaagatccaACCTTGGCatccaaataaatttaaaaaaaaaacaagaaaaagatcATTGTCAGGTATCATATGGGAATTTGTTTTTCACACCACAAATTGTTGTGCATGGCATCCAATCTTTCAAATTGCACCAATACATTTACGCCATGTTGCATGAAGCTTTGTTTTGGTGCCATGGTTGGGTCCGTAGAATACGTATCATTTTCTtgcataaaactaggctagTGCGCAATTCTTgccataaaatattataaaccTTGACACTGAGCTTTCCCGAGATTTCCATCTTCGCCGCCATTCCCCTTATTtcgtctcttcctcctcctccttgaccACCTACCCCAATTCTATGAACTATTCCGAAAGAAATTTATTAGGCTCTGAGATCCGATCTGCCCTTGCCTTCTTCCAGCCATCCGCTGCCACTATTCTACGTCACAGCGCCATTTCTTCGAGCCATCCGCTGACAGGCGCCTTCTTTGGTGTTCGGAAGGGGAACAGGGGATTAAGGTCTGAGAAGATCCCTGGTGCCACCTTTCTTGGAATCACATCATCTTCCAGGTTTAAGTCGTTCTTTGTCCTTTAAATCGGTTTATTTTCAGTTACACGCTGAATAGATAAATCTGGTTTCGTTGTTTCTTGAGATCTATTTTCATGTCCTGAAACCAAGGTAGAGTTATCCAAGCTACAAGTTGCCAAGTTGGTAACTTGATCAATTTAATTAATGTGATGTGAAGAATGAAGGGACAAAATTAGAAACATCGCAAAgcttaacaaataaagaaaaagaaaaattacataTAAAATTACAATTATATGAAGTAAATACTTATGATATGAATGTGGAAAATATTTCTGTGGTATTCAAAACTCGATCGACTTGAATTACCAATCCTCCTGAACACTTTGgaacttttgtttttcattaCTTAGCTTGAGTTAGATTGCTAAAATGAGAGTTAACAACCTGACCAGGAATATAGAAGATCGGCTTCAGACCAGTCAATCACAGCATGGTGGTTCAAAGCACAGTTAAATAATATAAATCTTAAAGTGTAGGTTTATCACTTCTCAAATTTTATTAATTGTTAGAGGGTTTACaagctctccctccctccctctgtgAGGAAGAGGGTTTATGAGGAAGAGGGTTTACAAGTTGAAACTCAAATCTTCCAGTTTTGCTAAGCTTTCAGAGTTAGCTTATCTCGATTCGTTCAACTGAATATATCAGTGATGCCTCATGGCAGTAGGGGTACATGATCAGTGGTTCTTTGGGACTCATATTCTACAAGACTTAGCTACCTAATGAAAGACTTCTTCCCCTCAActgaagaggggaagaaggacTTGTCAGTAAATATGAAAAGTACATTTATGGGTTGGAACAACTGCATGAGCATATTCTACAAGACTTAGCTACCTAATGAAAGATTTCTTGTTTCCTAACATACAAAGACCAATCCCTGTCTGCCAAGTTTGTCCAAAAAAGGAATCCTTGTTATTTTTATATGTCATTGACATTGATCTTACAGGAGATCATTACTCCTGTTAGATGAATGGTCCAAAGTATTTGACAGCAAAATCCTGGAAGTTTACAatggtttcttttcttttcttttttgttcagGTTACAAATCCTGAAAATTCTTATTTCGATATATAGTTGGTAAAGACCAGAAGTACCCTATTGAGAGATAATCTTCTTCTTGTGGCATTACTAAGCAGTGTCTACAcattttgtaaaaatatttttgacagATATGCCTTTTCTTGGTCTTCATTATACGCCTTCCAAAAGGGTGTGTATTGATGTGAGTGAAACGTTAATTTAGTATATACATTCATATCATTCATGAATTTTGCTtctttgtttatatatatatatatatatatatatatatatatataatattatatataagatATTCAACAAATTGAATTACCATATCAAGATTAGCATGGACATTCATTCGCTGCTCTCCCTCTGTCTAGGTTTCTAGCTGGCATCTTGAGTAGATAGATCTATTTtgcttgttttcttaaaaagaagacttatgacaatgataaatttTGGAAAACTATTGTTGCCACTCTTTCTGAGCGACAAGTCTGACATTTAGCCCTTCATTTTAAATGAACAAAAACTTGGGACCTTTTGCAGTTACATAAAATTGATtcaactgtttttttttcttctcataaTGCTACTCTCTCATAAGCTCATAATTATCAACAAGCAAAATGAAGATTGCTGGTGATGGCCTAGTTAGATGGGTGTGCCCTCCTTGAGTTGACCACTGGGTTTTAGAGTGTGAAAGAGAAATCAAATTGGGAAGGTTTCAGATCCCTGAGTTTTTTATGCCAATTTTTTACTAGCTAACCTGCTTGACAGCAAGTAGCGACCATTGGTTTGCAAGTCACAAGTGTAAAAGTATCAAAGGAATAAGCCAAAGATATATTCCTGGAGGTCCTCTTGCTTGTGTCACCATGTCTTAACGTCTATTTGGACCAGGCAGTAACCTCACTATTATGCTAGAGAAGGATATTCCTATGCAAAACTCCTCTGTTCCTCTTTTAATAATTTGATCCCAGGTTTATTCTATTTGTCAAGCCTTCCCCCTTCAAAATCATCGTCCATTTTAGACTAAATCCTAGTACAACAAGAAGcctatttgcttatttaatagATTTTTCAAGCTTTTCCCCTTAAAAATCATTGTTCATTTTTGACTAAAATCCTAGTACAACGAAGCCTATTAGCTTATTTAATGGGTTTCAAGTTTCTGCAGACCTTCATGGGTCCAAAAATTGCCTATGCACCTAGTCTTGgaacttaaaaataaattttggtaGATAATAAATTGTCCTTTTTTTAGCTTATAGGGAGCATAGACATGAATTTCATATAAAAACTATTATTATAGTAGATGTTGAATGATACAGATCATTGATAGGAAAAAGTTCCATAGATATTGTAGCACTTTTCTGTTGCTCCATAATTATGCATCCTCTACATGACTAACATAAAGCAATGTACATCAtccttttttaactttttttgagTGAAATTTCTGCATTACGGTTCCAAAATAAATGAAAGAGATGGGTGGAATTCCAACTGGATCTTGGTCTCAAATCAAAAGGGGATATGGCGAAATTGGTAGACGCTACGGACTTGATTGGATTGAGCCTTGGTATGGAAACCTACTAAGTGGTAACTTCCAAATTCAGAGAAACCCTGGAATTAAAAATGGGCAATCCTGAGCCAAATCTTTATTTTGAGAAAACAAGGGTTTATAAAACTAGAATAAAAAAAGGATAGGTGCAGAGACTCAATGGAAGCTGTTCTAACGAATGGAGTTGACTACGTTGTGTTGGTAGCTGGAATTCCTCTATCGAAATTACAGAAAGGACGGCCCTATATATCTAATACGTACGTATACATACTAACAACAGCAACAATATTAATTGATGAGAGTGACAATAATGGGGACAATGACTTCGTACCAAAAGAATCcagaaaataaaatcaatacAAGATTCCCATGCATCTAAATATTGATGAGTGGCCAGGTTTCATATGCTGATAGATAACTGAAGCCTGCTCTTCTTTGGCTAGACAGCAGGCAATGGGAAGCAACGAGCGGCCAAATCCAGACCGGTATGTGGTCCTTTATTGGCAAATTTTTATTCTCATCTGCaccaaaatatttacttgctttATGTCTTTGCACAGGCTTGCAGTGGTTACTGGAGCCAACAAAGGGATTGGCCTTGAGACTGCTCGGCAGCTTGCAAGCCATGGCGTAACTGTCATCCTAACTGCAAGAGATGAGAAGAGGGGGACAGATGCTGTTGAATCCCTCCACCAAGTCGGCTTCTCCAATGTGGTCTTCCATCAACTTGATGTTCGAGATCCTGCTAGTGTTGCATCCTTAGCCCATTTCATCCAAAATCAATTTGGAAAGCTCGATAtcttggtaaaaaaaaaaaaaacctgaaGACTTAGAACACTTCTGCTATCTTATtttctcttcatcactcattagAGTCATACTGTGGATACAGGTAAATAACGCAGGAGCCTCAGGAGTTGTGGTAGATGTTGAAGGCCTGAAAGCTCTTAATATTGATCCTGAATCTTGGGTAACTCCTTTGGCATCAAGCAATTTGTTACTATCATGTTAAGATCAGCTGTGATACAATAACAAACATATTTATTGAATAACTAACATTTAAAAGTTAATAAAGTATCTGTTAGAAAAATGATGTTGGGAATATCAAAGCTCCAAGTACCCTCTAGACTCTGAAAAGTAGAATACTTCGAAAAATCTCCAGAATGCAAATGGCTAGCAACTTGCATAAATTTAGTTCATATTATGGTCTGTCGGACCGAAGCCGAACCATCGGTTCGGGCCGTACCGAGCTGACCCAGCGCGAGACTGGGTTGGTCTGGCTGTGGGAGTCGGAGCCGACCCCGAACCGGTCGGATCGGAACCGACCCCGAGCCGGTCGGATCGGAACCGACCCCGAGCCGGTCGGTTCCGAACCAGTCGGATTCGAGGCAATCCTGAACCGGTCCAAACCGGTCCTCCctcctttcctctctttttaaGCGTTGGAAGGCCTCATAAGGCTCTCAAGCCTTCTCAAGCATTCGTTTAAGTTTTCTTCAAACCCTCCTTGGCCAAAAAATGTGACGATTCATGATAATTCAAGGAGGATCCAACCCAAAATAAGGTATGCTTCTCTTtaccttattttctttttttttcaacactaaaaaatacctcaaaatttccaaaataaacagagattatgccaaaatttttgattttggcatGACTTTATGATATGTTGGAGATCTATGAATGATCCACACAATCCacaaaaattttttattttcggattatatataattttttaaattaaaaaatatatttttagattaaaaattaaaaaataataaaataaaacttaaaaaaGACTGTAAAATCAGAAGCTTATTTAGGGGCATGAAGCTACTCTCCAACTAAATTTGGTATCCATTTATTCAAGTTTTTACGCAATT comes from Phoenix dactylifera cultivar Barhee BC4 unplaced genomic scaffold, palm_55x_up_171113_PBpolish2nd_filt_p 000731F, whole genome shotgun sequence and encodes:
- the LOC120103841 gene encoding (+)-neomenthol dehydrogenase-like isoform X1; this encodes MNYSERNLLGSEIRSALAFFQPSAATILRHSAISSSHPLTGAFFGVRKGNRGLRSEKIPGATFLGITSSSRQQAMGSNERPNPDRLAVVTGANKGIGLETARQLASHGVTVILTARDEKRGTDAVESLHQVGFSNVVFHQLDVRDPASVASLAHFIQNQFGKLDILVNNAGASGVVVDVEGLKALNIDPESWLSGKATNIVQAVIRQDNEDAITCLDTNYYGVKRVTEALLPVLMRSTSGARIVNVSSLRSELKRMPNESIRNQLNDIDNLNEEKIEKLLDGFLEDLKNGTLEAGGWPMMLPSYSVSKTVLNAYTRVLAKRYPDMCINCVHPGYVKTDINWNTGVLATEEGAKGPVMLALLPNGGPSGCYFDQTTMAEY